Proteins encoded within one genomic window of Lynx canadensis isolate LIC74 chromosome B4, mLynCan4.pri.v2, whole genome shotgun sequence:
- the NUP50 gene encoding nuclear pore complex protein Nup50 encodes MAKRIAEKELTDRNWDQEDEAEEVGTFSVASEEVLKNRAIKKAKRRNVGFESDSGGAFKGFKGLVVPSGGGGFSGFGNGAGGKPLEGLSNGSSITSAPPFSSARAASETKAAFGSVATNGPTSLVDKKILNPKTNGDSQQPSSSGLPSSTACPRNAYHKQLAALNCSVRDWIVKHVNTNPLCDLTPIFKDYEKYLAGIEQQLGSSGSCRDSESDSDKTPGATPSPSLFGSAKPQQESTFLFHGGKTEDTSEKKTEADPEKKADPSAGAAGASFHFSKKIESSALGSLNSGPLTGFSFSSGNSGLFGKDTSQNKAVSSPFATKTLEVQADGGSNERKGGDEEESDEPPKVVVTEVKEEDAFYSKKCKLFYKKDNEFKEKGVGTLHLKPTTNQKTQLLVRADTNLGNILLNVLIPPNMPCTRTGKNNVLIVCVPNPPIDEKNATVPVTMLIRVKTGEDADELHKILLEKKDA; translated from the exons ATGGCCAAAAGAATTGCTGAGAAGGAATTGACCGACAGGAACTGGGATCAAGAAGACGAAGCAGAGGAG GTGGGAACATTCTCAGTGGCCAGTGAGGAAGTCTTGAAGAATAGAGCCATAAAGAAAGCAAAGCGTAGAAATGTTGGATTTGAA tcCGATAGTGGAGGGGCCTTTAAAGGTTTTAAAGGTTTGGTCGTACCATCTGGAGGAGGAGGGTTTTCTGGATTTGGTAACGGTGCTGGAGGGAAGCCTTTGGAAGGACTGTCTAATGGAAGCAGCATAACGAgtgcccctcccttctccagtGCCAGGGCAGCGAGCGAGACCAAGGCAGCCTTTG GATCTGTTGCCACAAATGGTCCTACCTCCTTGGTcgataaaaagattttaaatcccAAAACTAACGGTGACAGCCAGCAGCCCTCTTCCTCCGGCCTGCCCTCTAGCACGGCCTGCCCCAGGAACGCCTATCACAAGCAGCTGGCTGCCTTAAACTGCTCGGTGCGGGACTGGATCGTGAAGCACGTGAACACAAACCCGCTCTGCGACCTGACGCCCATCTTCAAAGACTACGAGAAATACCTGGCAGGGATCGAGCAGCAGCTCGGGAGCAGCGGCAGCTGCAGGGATTCCGAAAGCGACTCCGACAAGACGCCCGGCGCCaccccgtctccctccctctttgggTCAGCGAAGCCACAGCAGGAGtcaacatttttgtttcatgGCGGCAAAACCGAGGACACGTCCGAAAAGAAGACGGAGGCGGATCCTGAAAAGAAAGCGGACCCGTCGGCCGGAGCAGCAGGTGCCTCGTTTCACTTTAGCAAGAAGATCGAGAGTTCTGCCTTGGGCTCCTTAAACTCTGGCCCCCTGACTGGGTTTTCATTCTCTTCTGGAAACTCCGGTTTATTTGGCAAAGATACCAGCCAGAATAAAGCGGTCTCTTCACCGTTCGCCACGAAGACGCTGGAGGTACAAGCCGACGGCGGCAGCAACGAACGCAAAG GCGGAGATGAAGAAGAGAGTGACGAGCCACCCAAAGTAGTAGTTACTGAAGTGAAAGAAGAAGATGCGTTTTACTCCAAAAA GTGTAAGCTATTTTACAAGAAAGACAATGAATTTAAAGAGAAAGGTGTGGGTACTTTGCATTTAAAACCTACAACAAATCAGAAGACACAGCTTTTAGTGCGGGCAGACACCAATTTAG GCAACATACTGCTGAATGTCCTGATCCCGCCCAATATGCCGTGCACCCGAACGGGGAAAAACAACGTACTTATTGTGTGTGTCCCAAACCCACCCATCGATGAGAAGAATGCCACCGTCCCGGTCACCATGTTAATCCGGGTAAAAACAGGTGAGGACGCAGATGAGCTGCACAAAATTTTACTGGAGAAAAAGGACGCCTGA